A single genomic interval of Daucus carota subsp. sativus chromosome 1, DH1 v3.0, whole genome shotgun sequence harbors:
- the LOC108216758 gene encoding BOI-related E3 ubiquitin-protein ligase 1-like, with protein sequence MSWGEFELSVFGVAMLASLLLHGLLEPRIQSSRQFGNNQAAAGLNNHVQMGSANPFATTVDNPWLGINHMLLGSINMVIQPQVNETVPAHSAPANMQLPDGERKRSRESSITNEANNLHNVNFPVRNFAPPQIRDEMIALRESDRLLCQQSKRLRVQFAEKENQALQHLVNSVRGPLLNLLKQKDVELSNFKRLNCALHEGINDLYNENQKLSDCAGAWKIKAVSLYTNLEVAIGELRRLQGLVPAIGAVEAPHEEQEAKSYSGSNVSAENTPGNSQAVAKAEDGETATEKVQIGAAETGEGSGEKMMCKSCGELETSVLALPCRHLCFCIVCGTRESLLYCPCPVCETVMTATAPLSFI encoded by the exons ACAGTTTGGGAACAATCAGGCTGCAGCAGGGCTTAACAATCATGTGCAGATGGGTAGTGCAAATCCTTTTGCTACTACAGTGGACAACCCGTGGCTGGGTATCAATCATATGTTACTTGGTTCAATAAACATGGTGATTCAGCCGCAAGTGAATGAAACAGTTCCTGCTCATAGTGCACCTGCTAACATGCAACTGCCTGATGGCGAAAGAAAGCGTTCCAGAGAATCATCAATAACAAACGAAGCTAACAATCTGCACAATGTTAATTTTCCGGTCCGTAATTTTGCCCCTCCACAGATTAGGGATGAAATGATCGCCCTTAGGGAGAGTGATCGTCTTCTTTGCCAACAA AGCAAGCGGCTTAGAGTACAATTTGCGGAAAAAGAGAACCAGGCACTTCAACACCTGGTTAATAGTGTGAGAGGCCCTTTGCTGAATCTCTTGAAACAAAAAGATGTGGAACTTTCAAACTTCAAGAGATTGAACTGTGCACTCCATGAAGGTATTAACGATCTTTATAATGAGAACCAGAAATTGTCAGATTGTGCAGGTGCATGGAAAATTAAGGCTGTATCTCTGTACACCAACCTAGAAGTTGCCATCGGAGAGCTTAGGAGGCTGCAGGGGCTTGTGCCAGCAATTGGTGCTGTGGAGGCCCCCCATGAGGAGCAGGAAGCTAAGTCCTACAGTGGTAGCAACGTCTCTGCAGAGAACACACCAGGGAACTCTCAGGCAGTGGCAAAGGCAGAAGATGGTGAAACCGCCACTGAGAAGGTGCAGATAGGAGCTGCTGAGACCGGGGAAGGCAGTGGCGAAAAGATGATGTGCAAGAGCTGTGGTGAATTGGAAACTAGTGTTTTGGCGTTGCCATGCCGTCATCTGTGCTTTTGCATTGTTTGTGGAACTCGTGAATCCCTTCTTTACTGTCCCTGCCCTGTGTGTGAAACTGTGATGACTGCAACAGCCCCTTTAAGCTTCATCTGA